A window of Mucilaginibacter robiniae genomic DNA:
AGGTAATTCAGTGGCGGTTGTATTGGAGTTGCATAAAAAGTATCACGAACTAATTACGGCTAGTTTATGAATGTGAATGATACGGTAAAGCCCAAACGCTTACTATCACTAGATGCCTTACGAGGGTTTGATATGTTCTGGATTATGAGCGGCGAAACGGTTGTGCATACTTTAGCCAAAGCCACTAACTGGCCGCTTGTGGTATGGATGTCAGGACAGCTGCATCATACAGAATGGAACGGTATTACTTTTTATGATATGATATTTCCGTTATTCCTGTTCATTGCGGGGGCGGCCATGCCGTACTCTATGCAATCTAGAATAACACAGCTGGGCGTGAGCAACGCTTCTCAACTACCTAAATTAATTAAGAGGCAGATTTATAGGAATATGCTTAGGCGTGCATTGACGCTTGTATTGCTGGGGATGGTAGTTAATGGACTGCTTAAATTTAATGGATACGAACATACCCGGTTTGCAAGTGTATTGGGGCGCATTGGCTTAGCTTGGTTTTTTGCCGGATTAATTTATTTGAACAACTCTGTTAAAGGGCAGGTCGTGTGGTTTGCAGTACTTTTGTTAGGGTATTGGGCAGCTATGATGCTGATCCCTGTTCCGGGTTATGGGGCAGGTGTTTTAACTATGGATGGTAGCTTGGAATCCTACATCGACCGACTCTTGTTACCAGGCAGGCTACATGATGAAGTACACGATCCTGAAGGAATATTATCCACCATACCGGCTATTGGCACAGCACTGCTTGGTATGTTCGCTGGTCAATTTTTAAAATATGATTCAGTTAACTGGTCTATGCTTAAGAAAGGTGGATATCTGCTTCTGGCTGGCATTTTGTTAATTGCTTTAGGCACTTTATGGAATCTGAGCTTCCCCATCAACAAGCGATTATGGACCAGCTCTTTTGTGCTATATGTAGGCGGTTTTAGTTTGGTGTTTTTGGCCATATTTTATTTGATTATTGATGTAGCTGGCTATCGTAAATGGGCATTCCCTTTTGTGATTATCGGTGCTAATTCTATACTAATTTATATGGCTTCTGAGGGGTTGATTGATTTTGGACACATAGCAGATTACCTTTTTGGTGGCTTAATACAATTTGTATCCTCCGGTTGGATGGCTGTATGTAAGGCTGTTGCTGTTACTGTTGTACAATTTATGTTGTTGTACTTTTTATACCGGCACAAAATTTTTCTAAAAATTTAAGTTGATAGCTTTATTAGGTTTAACTGAATGCACAGGTTTACAATAATACGCTATGCCTCAAGTTGGGAGTATTTACTTAGTAGGTTAAGTAAGTGTTTGTTACTCATACTACTAACAACACCTATACAGCTTTTGGCGCAAGTAAAACCGCATAAATATGTGGATCCACGTATAGGGTCAGAAGGTCAGGGGCGCGTTTTTATTGGCCCGTCTTGTCCGTTCGGTATGATTAAACCTAGTCCTGATTGTACGGTTAAATCCAATAGTGGCTGGTTGCCGGAGCCGGCTCCCATAACTGGGTTTGGGCAGGTACATGTAAGTGGTACAGGTGGTGGCCCTAAGTACGGTAATATCCTGATAATGCCTTTTAGCGACAAGCTGGATAGCATAGACCACTCGTCAATGCGCCAAAACGAAAAAATGGCTTTGGGATACTATAGTGTGTTGCTGAAAAAGCATCAAATTAAAACGGAAATTACCACTGCCGAAAAAGCTGCAATTTATCGCTTTACCTTTCCTAAACAAGCTGCAAAAGCATTGGCTATTGATGCCGGGTTCTTTTTGGGTGAACAACCCATACCTGATGCGCGTGAAGCACAACAATTTGTAGGTTCTGAAATTGAAGTTGTATCTGCTACCGAAGTGCGTGGCTATAGTCGTATTAGAGGGGGGTGGAATAACGGTGCCGCTTACACGGTTTATTTTGATGCCATGTTTGATGCACCTATAGATCACCTGACTTCCTGGAAAAATAAAAAGCTTTACCCCGGCGTGTCGCAGCAGTTTGATTCGGGTGAAAAAACAGGTGTTTTGCTGGGTTTCAAAAATGGAAGTTCTGATACCTTGAAAGTCAAAGTCGGTATATCATTTATCAGTTCAGGCAAGGCTAAAGAAAACATAGCTCAGGAAATTCCGCACTGGAATTTTGAGAACGTACGCGCACAAGTGGAAAATAAATGGGATGAAATGCTGAGCCGTATTGAAATCAACGCTGATGCAACCATCGAGCAGAAAAAGATGTTTTATACCAGTCTTTATCATACCATGCTGATGCCGGTTAACCGGACAGGCGAAAACCCTTTGTGGAATGGTAATGCGCCTTATTACGATGATTTTTATGCTATTTGGGATACCTTCCGATCATCAAACCCGCTTATTACTCTGATATCTCCTAAACGTCAGATTAATATTGTTAATGCCTTGTTAAACATTTACCAGCATGATGGGTACATGCCTGATGCCCGAAGCGGTAACTATAATGGCCGTACACAAGGTGGCTCCAATGCCGAGGTGCTTATAGCCGATGCTTATGCTAAAGGCTTACCAGGCATTGATTATAATTTAGCACTGGAAGCTATGCTTAAAGATGCAACTGTACCCCCAGGTGGAATTGAAGAGAAAGAAGGACGAGGAGGATTAGTAGAGTATAACCACTTAGGCTATGTTCCTTATCATATACCAAGGGCGGGCAACCGCACAACTGATTACGCTTATGAAGATTATTGCATTGCTATGGTGGCCAAAGGGCTAAACCGTACTAAAGTGTACAACAGGTTTATCAAACAAGCAGATAACTGGCAAAACCTGTGGCGCAATGATTATAAAGATCATGGTGCTACTGGCTTTATCATGCCGAAAGATTCGGCTGGAAAGTGGTTGGATGATATACCTTACGGCACCGCCAATAACCAGCACCCAACCTTCAAGTACACGCCCTTAAGCCGTGAATATCCTTGGTATGTTTGCCATTGGTGTGGCTTTTTTTATGAAGCAACTTCTTGGGAGTATTCATTGAGCATCCCGCATCAGGTTCCTGTACTTATTGAAAAATCAGGCGGGAAGGAAGCGTTTAAACAACGGCTGGATACCTTGTTTGAAAATAGGTTTTACAATGTGGATAACGAACCTTCATTCCTCACACCCTGTTTATACCACTGGATTGGTCGGCCTGGTTTAAGTAGCCGTCGTATCAGGCAAATTGTATTAGATAACTTTAATACCACGGCAACAGGATTGCCTGGTAATGATGATTCAGGAGCTATGTCATCATGGCTGGCCTTTCAAATGATGGGCTTTTATCCTAATGCGGGTCAGTCCTATTACCTGCTTAACTCACCTATGCTCAAGCAGGTTACTTTGCACCAGGAAAATGGGACTAATTTCAAGATAACTGCTCATCATCTTTCTGCAAAAAACATTTACATCCAATCAGCAAAGCTTAATGGCAAAGCTCTGAATCAGGCTTGGATTGAACATGCTGATATAATAAAAGGAGGTGATCTTAGTTTTGAAATGGCGGATAAACCATCAGCTTGGGGAACGCAAGTTTTACCTCCCGTTAAAAATTGATGAATGAGAAAGTTTATCTTAAAATTGCTCCTGTTATTCATCGCTTTTGCTGCTCACGCACAAAAAGGCCAGTTGGTGATACAAAAGGGCAGTACCTTAAATTATACGCTTTATCTGCATGGGCAGCAGGTTGCGTTTGAACTCAAGGTAAAACACCTGCAAGATAGCTTGGTGCTTGATTGGAAAATGCGCAACACCACCAGCGGAACTTATGTGATATTGCACCAAGCCTTACTAAAGGCTGATAAGCTGAACTTTGTACAACCTGAAGCCAATCGGGTTTATGTTTTACCTTCCGATCAAACTTTTTTCATGATCTCTAAATCGGCATTTAATCATATGCTTCAGTACAAAAATTTCGTTTATGATAATACGGTATATCAATTGGATACGAATAGGCATTTACCAGCTACAAATCTATCCAATAGCGAAGCTTGGAATACGTTGCATGTAATTGCTCAAAATGAAACAACCGAGTTATGGATTCTTAACAATCCCGACTTTCCATTGATATGTCGTATAAAAGGTAATCCTTTAGGGATCGACATGATATTAAACACGATCAAATAACTATGAAACGTAGAGATTTTGTAAAGAACACCACCCTGACAGCATTAGGAGCATCCTTAATTGCTCCACTTGAATCGTTAGCTGATTCACCGGTAACTCATCTGGAAAGTGATGATCTTTCTCTCAGTGCAGGGTTAGATAATGGTTATCCGCTCAACTTTATGGCTATTGGCGATTGGGGGCGTAATGGTGAGTACCACCAGTTAGAAGTAGCCAAGCAGATGGGCGATTGGGGGAAAATGCATCCTAACAATTTCATTGTTTCAGTAGGGGATAATATCTATCCGAGAGGGGTAGCCAGCGAGTTGGATCCACAATGGCATTTCTCTTTTGAAAGTATTTATACAGCGCATTCTTTACAAACGGATTGGTACCCGGTGCTAGGTAATCATGACTACATTTCGGAACCTGAGGCACAGATACGGTATAGCAAAATCAGCAGGCGCTGGAATATGCCAGCACGTTATTATACAAAGGAGTTTTCTTTAGGTGCTGATAAAGGTAAGGCCTTGTTGGTAATGATAGATACGCAACCTATCATTTACGATTTGAAAGATCAGCAGCCCGAAAAGCAACTGGCATGGATCAATAAAACGCTTGCTGAAGCATCAGCTGATGTGAAGTGGAAAATTGTAGTGGGTCACCACCCTTGTTACACCGTAGGTCCACGTGCAAAGAACTATGATACATTGGCTATACGCAAAGCATTAACTAAAATGTTTGAAGAACATAAGGTAGATGTTTACCTAGCCGGGCACGATCACTCTTTGCAGCACCTGAAACCGGATGGTTTTACCAATTACTTCATTAGTGGAGCAGGCTCGGAGCTTACTTCGGTAACTTCGGGTATAGCTTACAGCAAGTACCAGGTGTCTGACAATGGTTTTATGTACTTCTCAGTTTCTCCTGAAAAGTTGGCTGTTAAGACCATAAACTATAAAGGTGATGTATTGTATGAGACTATGCTAAATAAATAATGCCTTTGCCAGGCAATCTGCTTGAAGATGATGGGTTTCGTACGGTTTAATACAACCAGTTTTTTCATGAACGCTACATTCTATAAAAAGTACATTCTGTGTAGTATTGCCTTGTTGTTGGTTGGGTATGCGCATGCACAAAGCTTGGTTCAATATGTGCAGCCTATGGCTGGTACGGCAGCGGCAACCACTAAGGCTGCTTTAAAACATGGTACCGGACTGGAACTTAACGCTAACACCATACCCGCGGTAACCGTTCCGTTTGCAATGACACAATGGACACCGCAAACCCAAACCACGGAAAATAAATGTATGGCACCTTACTACTATAAAGATTCTGTTTTTTATGGTATTCGAGGATCGCATTGGTTAAGTGGTTCTTGTACGCAAGATTATGGAAGCTTCAGTATCATGCCCGTAGCCGGAAAGCTCAAAACATCTGGCTATGGTGTGCCCTTCAAACATGTTGATGAACTGACAACACCCTATCTCTATCGTATAAATTTGAAGGATGCGCATCTGAGTGCATCCGTAACAGCTACGAGCCGATGCGGCATGATGCAGTTTGAAATGCATAAAACCGATAGCCTTTACCTGCTAATCAGACCTCATAGTGATTATAAAGAAGGGTTTATCAGAATCAACGCAACAAAAGGTGAGGTGTATGGTTACAATCCTGTTCATCGGATTTATCAGGGGTGGGGAAAGCAGGCTGGTTTTAGCGGATACTTTATCATTAAATTCGAAAAAGCTTTTTCCACTAGCGGAACTTTTAATGACAAGGAGTTATTTAAATTGGATAGTCTCCGCAATGAGGCTGGGGTTGGTGCTTATGTTGGCCTGAAACTAAGTAAAGGTGAAAAGCTGACTATCCGGATAGGTACTTCTTTTACCGGCTTGGCAGGTGCACGTAAAAACCTCAATGCTGAACTACTTAATTTTAATTTTGATGCCGCTGTTCAACAAGGTAAATCAGTTTGGGAAAAAGCTTTGGGGCAAATCAAGGTAGAAACGGATAAAAAAGAGGATAAGCAAATTTTTTACACTTCTTTGTATCATGCTATGCAACACCCCAGATTGTATAGCGATGAGGATGGCGTTTACCCAATGTTTTCCTCAAATTATCAGAATGCAGTATTACCACAGGGAAGTTACTATGATGATTTTTCCATGTGGGATATCTACCGGGCACAGCTACCCTTGTTTGAAATTTTGAATCCCTCTTTAATTAATAATCTGGTACAATCTCTTATACTGAAAGGAAAGCAAGGAGGCTGGATGCCCATATTCCCCTGTTGGAATAGTTATACTTCTGAAATGATAGGCGATCATACCACTTCAGTTATTGCCTCAGCGTATTTAAAAGGTATTCGAAATTATGATGTTAACGAGGCCTATCAGGTGTTACGGCGAAATGCTTTTGATATACCCAATAACCATGATGATTATGTGGAGGGTAAAGGCCGCAGGGCGTTGGATAGTTATTTAAAATATCACTTTATACCACTGGAAGATAGCGTAAAAGATGCCTTTCATAAACAAGAGCAGGTAAGCCGAACTTTAGAGTACGCCTATGATGATTATGCCTTAGCTCAGTTTGCCGTTGCGCTGAAAAAAACTGATGATTATAAAGCGTTGATGAACCGTGCTAAATATTATGTGAATGTTTTTGACCCATCAACTAAAATGGCACGTGGGCGCTATGCTGATGGTAGCTGGATAAAGCCTTACCATCCGGATAAGAAAATCAGTTACATAACGGAAGGCACGCCACGTCAGTACACATTTTATGTGCCGCATGACGTAAATGGATTAGCAAGGCTTATGGGCGGTACATCAAAGCTTGAGCAAGCTTTAGATAGTTTGTTCAATAAAAATGAATATTGGCATGGCAACGAGCCGGGGCATCAAATTCCATTTATGTATAATTATACCGCATCACCCTGGAAAACACAACGCCAGGTGCACAAGATACTTGCCGAGGAGTACAGTAGTGGGCCTGGTGGTTTAGGTGGAAATGATGATGCCGGGCAAATGTCGGCCTGGTATGTGTTTGCAGCCATAGGGTTTTACCCGGTAAATCCGGTATCAGGCGAGTACCTGCTTACTTCGCCGCTTTTTAACCGAACAACCATCGCATTGCCTCATGGTAAGAAGCTGGAGATTGTATGTTATAAGAAGAGTGCATCAGCACAATATATTCAATCAGCCCGCTGGAATGGCACTCCGTTTAGCCATAATTACATTCGTTACAGTGATATAATGCAAGGCGGCAAACTGGAGTTATTTCTGCAAAGCACCCCCAGTAAAAGCTGGGGTGTAAATGCAGCTAATCAACCTAAAGGGTTAACTCAATAATCATTTCGCCGCATGAAAGTAAATTTACCCATAGTAGTTCTATACCTTTTCTGTAATGTATTATTATCCAATATGGTTATTGGGCAAACTGTTGCTGATTCATTAGGCAAAGCTCCGGTACCCAAAGAGATTGAGAATCCGGAATGTATAGGGATTAACAAACTGCCGGCACATGCTACGTTAATGCCTTATGGTAACTTACAGGAGGCTTTAGCAGCTAACCGCCATGCCTCAACTTATTACCGCAGCCTTAACGGTAACTGGAAGTTTAACTGGGTAACCTGGCCTCAGAACAGACCAGTTGATTTCTATAAAACCAATTACGATGTAAGCCAATGGAAAGATATACAGGTACCATCTAACTGGCAGATTAAAGGCTATGGAACACCATTTTACCGAAACATTGGCTACACCTTTAAAATGGATTTTCCTCATGTAATGAGTACTCCGCCGCCAAACTATACAGCCTATAAAGAACGTAATCAGGTAGGAAGTTATCGGCGCAATTTTGATGTTCCGGCTAATTGGCAAGGCGGCGAAATCTTCATCACGTTTGATGGTGTAGATGCCGGCTTTTTCCTGTGGGTAAACGGTCATAAGGTTGGCTACAGCATCAACAGCCGTAATGCTGCTGAGTTTGATATTACCAGTTATGTAAAACCTGGCAAGAATATGATTGCCGTAGAAGTGTATCAATATACTTCGGGTAGTTATCTGGAAGATCAGGATATGTGGCGTTTGAGTGGTATATTCCGTAATGTTACTTTGTGGCGTAGCCCTAAGCAACACATTCGCGACTTTTTCATAAAAACAGATCTGGATAAACAATACAATGATGCAGTAGAGCAGGTATCTGCAAAAATTAAAAATTATAGCGTTAAGCAAAGCCAAGCGCAAATCTTAACCGCCTTTTTGTACGATGGACACAAACTGGTCACCTCCACCCAAGCTGTAGTAAAATCATTACACACTGGAGAAGAAGTTGCGGTTGATTTGAATTTTCAAGTGCACCACCCGGAAAAATGGACGGCAGAAACGCCCAAACTATACACCACAGTTATTCAGTTGCAGCAAGATGGTAAGGTGGTAGAGACTCTTTCATCTCGTACCGGTTTTCGCAAAATTGAAATAAAAGGCAGGGTATTTATGGTTAATGGCGTACCTATTAAACTTAAAGGTGTTAACCGTCATGAAAACTGGCCGGATGTGGGGCATGCTATTACTAAGGAACAAATGATACGTGATATCCAGATTATTAAGCAAGGTAATTGCAACCATGTACGTACCTGCCACTATTCTGATGATCCTAGTTGGTATGAGTTGTGTGATGAATACGGCATTTACCTGGTTGCTGAAGCTAATTTAGAGTGTCATGGGCTTCGCAATAGGTTTAATGAAGAGCCAACCATGAAAGCGGCCATTATTGATCGTAATGTGGCTAATGTGCAAAGCTTTAAAAATCATGCCTCGGTTATTATTTGGTCATTAGGTAACGAAAGTGGTACTGGCGGATCTAACTTTCTGGCTGCACTTCACACCATTAAAGCTATTGATAATACCCGGCCTACGCATTACGAAGGGTTTGGCGTTGGTGCAAATAATCCGGCTGATTTGGATAGTAAAATGTATTCGCCAATTATGCCCTACAACTCGTCAGACCCTAAAAAGAAATTATTATCATCAGTGGAGTTAACGGCAACGGATGCTACCTTAACGAAGCCTTTTTATTTATGTGAATTTGCTCATGCGATGTTTAATTCAATGGGCTCGTTGAAAGAGTATGGTGATTTATTTGATAAGTATCCATCCATCTTGGGCGGCGCTATATGGGAATTTCAAGATCAAGGAATATGGAACAGGCGCAATCCGAAGCATCCTATATTAGCATTCGGTGGTGGTTTCGGTGAGTTTCCGAACGATCATTACTTTATCCATAAAGGTGTAGTCGCTTCAGATAGATCACCTAAGCCGCACTTCCCGGAAATGAAGCATGTATTTCAATGGATTGATGTTAAACCGGAAGATTTGCAAAAGGGTACCATTAAAATTAGAAATAAGTATCAGTTCATTAGTTTAAATGGATTGAAGGCAAGCTATACGATCAGTAAAAATGGCGTAGTTGAATCTTCAGGAGAAGTTGATATTGATGATATTTTACCGCAAACAGAAAGAGTAGTACAAATCCCTTATCAACTATCATCATTCACTCCGGGCGCAGTTTATTATCTAAGACTTTCCTTTGTACAGAACCATGATGAATTATGGGCGAAAAAAGGATATGAAGTAGCTTCTGAACAATTAGAATTGCCAGTAAATTCACCAAATGTAGTATGGCCGATAGTGGCGGCGGATAAAGTAACTTATCAGGAAGATAACCATACTTTAACGGTAAACGGTAAAGGTTTTAGTTTGATACTAGACAAGCAGCAAGGAACCTTTTCCCATATACTGGTAAATGGTACCAACCTGATAAGCAGTAGTGGCCCAATGTTACACTTGTGGCGGGCACCGCACCAGCAGGATGATATATATGCTGATAATGGCTGGGAACAGGTAGGGCTGAAGCAACTCAATTGGAAAACCTCAAGTGTAACAGTTAAACAGTTATCGCCATCAGCAGTGCAGGTTGCTGTTAACCTGTTAGGTTCCGGTAAAAATAATTTTTCAGTTAATCATCAGGTTATTTATACCATAAGGGGAGATGGAACAGTGAAGGTTGACAATCAGGTAAAATCAAGCGATACAAGCTTGGTAATTGCACGTATGGGTGTGCGTATGTTTTTAAATAAAAACTATCAGCAATTTAAATACTTCGGTAGAGGCCCCATGGAAAATTATGCTGACCGTAAAACAGGTTCGGATATAGGCGTTTATCACAGTGACGTAGCGCAGCAGTTAACTCCCTATGAAAAACCTATGGAATGTGGCAATCATGAAGATGTACGTTGGGCAACAGTTGCTGATAATGCTGGGCGCGGACTGGAGGTTATGGCAGATAGCTCCTTATTACAAATCTCTGCACTGCCTTACAGTGATGAGCAAATGTCACGTACCGAGTACCGGATAGATTTACCGCAGAGTACCTCAACCGTTTTGACGATTAGCTATAAAACGTTAGGCGTAGGTTCTAACTCATGCGGGCCAACACCTCTGCCACAATATACAGTTACAGCAAAGCCTACATCATTTACCTATTTCATTAAGTTAATGCCTTAATGAGAAAGCATGGTTATCAAGTTGCAGGTAGCTACATATTTGATCTTGTTGTCTTAACATAATAAATAGAAGTTAATTAAAAAGCATGTATATGAATAAGAAGAACCGGTTGCGGCATCTTATAACGTTTATCGCTATCACTCAAACTCTGCTCTGTGCTGCTCAGGCACCTGTTAAAATTTCAGTTTTAGTTGATAAGCCGCAGGCTAGAATACAGCCTACTATGTGGGGTATTTTCTTTGAAGATATTAACTTTTCGGCAGATGGCGGATTGTATGCTGAATTAGTAAAAAACCGTTCATTTGAATTTACTACACCATTAATGGGGTGGAAGCAAAACCGGGTAGGCGGAGCAGATGCCTCTTTACTGGTTGTTAATCGTAATAGCGTAAATGCCAACAATCCGCGTTATGTCAACATAGCTATTAAAAATAACAAAGGTTCATTCGTATTAACCAATGATGGCTTTCGAGGTATGGGGTTGGTTAAAGGTGAAATCTATAACTTTTCCATGTTGGCGCACGCAGTTGATGGTGATGTAAAAATTAGCATTGAAGCCATTAATGAAACTGGTGAAACTATTGGCCGTGCTACATTGAGTCAGGTACAGGGTGATTGGCAAGCATACAAAACGCAGCTTACCTGTCTGAAAACATCACCTAAAGCTAAACTGAATGTGACATTTGAAGGGCAGGGTACAGTACAAGTAGATATGATTTCGCTGTTTCCTGCAAATACGTGGAAAAATCGAACTAATGGCCTGCGTGCTGATTTAGTGCAGAAACTAGCCGACTTGCATCCGGGCTTTATGCGTTTTCCGGGAGGTTGCATTGTGGAGGGGCGTGATCTGGCTAATCGGTATCAGTGGAAAAAAACGGTAGGTGATATAGCCGATCGGCAACTGATCATGAACCGATGGAATACAGAATTTAGCTATCGATCCACGCCAGATTATTTTCAATCATTTGGGCTGGGTTTTTTTGAGTACTTCCAGTTGTGTGAGGATATTGGCGCTTCACCGTTGCCTATCCTGAACTGCGGCATGGCTTGCCAGTACAACAGCGCCGAAGTGGCATCACTTAACCAGATTGACCCATACATACAAGATGCGCTGGACTTAATCGAGTTTGCTAATGGCAGCACTAATACTAAATGGGGTGGCTTGCGGGCATCTATGGGGCATCCGGCTCCATTTAATTTAAAGATGATTGGAGTAGGTAATGAGCAATGGGGCGAGCAGTACCTGGAACGCTACAAAATTTTTGCCGCTGCTATAAAAAAAGCATATCCTAGCCTGAAAATGGTAACTAGTGCAGGACCAGATCCGGATGGTGAACGTTTTGATTACCTGACTAAAGCA
This region includes:
- a CDS encoding acyltransferase family protein; translated protein: MNVNDTVKPKRLLSLDALRGFDMFWIMSGETVVHTLAKATNWPLVVWMSGQLHHTEWNGITFYDMIFPLFLFIAGAAMPYSMQSRITQLGVSNASQLPKLIKRQIYRNMLRRALTLVLLGMVVNGLLKFNGYEHTRFASVLGRIGLAWFFAGLIYLNNSVKGQVVWFAVLLLGYWAAMMLIPVPGYGAGVLTMDGSLESYIDRLLLPGRLHDEVHDPEGILSTIPAIGTALLGMFAGQFLKYDSVNWSMLKKGGYLLLAGILLIALGTLWNLSFPINKRLWTSSFVLYVGGFSLVFLAIFYLIIDVAGYRKWAFPFVIIGANSILIYMASEGLIDFGHIADYLFGGLIQFVSSGWMAVCKAVAVTVVQFMLLYFLYRHKIFLKI
- a CDS encoding GH92 family glycosyl hydrolase, with protein sequence MLLILLTTPIQLLAQVKPHKYVDPRIGSEGQGRVFIGPSCPFGMIKPSPDCTVKSNSGWLPEPAPITGFGQVHVSGTGGGPKYGNILIMPFSDKLDSIDHSSMRQNEKMALGYYSVLLKKHQIKTEITTAEKAAIYRFTFPKQAAKALAIDAGFFLGEQPIPDAREAQQFVGSEIEVVSATEVRGYSRIRGGWNNGAAYTVYFDAMFDAPIDHLTSWKNKKLYPGVSQQFDSGEKTGVLLGFKNGSSDTLKVKVGISFISSGKAKENIAQEIPHWNFENVRAQVENKWDEMLSRIEINADATIEQKKMFYTSLYHTMLMPVNRTGENPLWNGNAPYYDDFYAIWDTFRSSNPLITLISPKRQINIVNALLNIYQHDGYMPDARSGNYNGRTQGGSNAEVLIADAYAKGLPGIDYNLALEAMLKDATVPPGGIEEKEGRGGLVEYNHLGYVPYHIPRAGNRTTDYAYEDYCIAMVAKGLNRTKVYNRFIKQADNWQNLWRNDYKDHGATGFIMPKDSAGKWLDDIPYGTANNQHPTFKYTPLSREYPWYVCHWCGFFYEATSWEYSLSIPHQVPVLIEKSGGKEAFKQRLDTLFENRFYNVDNEPSFLTPCLYHWIGRPGLSSRRIRQIVLDNFNTTATGLPGNDDSGAMSSWLAFQMMGFYPNAGQSYYLLNSPMLKQVTLHQENGTNFKITAHHLSAKNIYIQSAKLNGKALNQAWIEHADIIKGGDLSFEMADKPSAWGTQVLPPVKN
- a CDS encoding purple acid phosphatase family protein; its protein translation is MKRRDFVKNTTLTALGASLIAPLESLADSPVTHLESDDLSLSAGLDNGYPLNFMAIGDWGRNGEYHQLEVAKQMGDWGKMHPNNFIVSVGDNIYPRGVASELDPQWHFSFESIYTAHSLQTDWYPVLGNHDYISEPEAQIRYSKISRRWNMPARYYTKEFSLGADKGKALLVMIDTQPIIYDLKDQQPEKQLAWINKTLAEASADVKWKIVVGHHPCYTVGPRAKNYDTLAIRKALTKMFEEHKVDVYLAGHDHSLQHLKPDGFTNYFISGAGSELTSVTSGIAYSKYQVSDNGFMYFSVSPEKLAVKTINYKGDVLYETMLNK
- a CDS encoding GH92 family glycosyl hydrolase; its protein translation is MNATFYKKYILCSIALLLVGYAHAQSLVQYVQPMAGTAAATTKAALKHGTGLELNANTIPAVTVPFAMTQWTPQTQTTENKCMAPYYYKDSVFYGIRGSHWLSGSCTQDYGSFSIMPVAGKLKTSGYGVPFKHVDELTTPYLYRINLKDAHLSASVTATSRCGMMQFEMHKTDSLYLLIRPHSDYKEGFIRINATKGEVYGYNPVHRIYQGWGKQAGFSGYFIIKFEKAFSTSGTFNDKELFKLDSLRNEAGVGAYVGLKLSKGEKLTIRIGTSFTGLAGARKNLNAELLNFNFDAAVQQGKSVWEKALGQIKVETDKKEDKQIFYTSLYHAMQHPRLYSDEDGVYPMFSSNYQNAVLPQGSYYDDFSMWDIYRAQLPLFEILNPSLINNLVQSLILKGKQGGWMPIFPCWNSYTSEMIGDHTTSVIASAYLKGIRNYDVNEAYQVLRRNAFDIPNNHDDYVEGKGRRALDSYLKYHFIPLEDSVKDAFHKQEQVSRTLEYAYDDYALAQFAVALKKTDDYKALMNRAKYYVNVFDPSTKMARGRYADGSWIKPYHPDKKISYITEGTPRQYTFYVPHDVNGLARLMGGTSKLEQALDSLFNKNEYWHGNEPGHQIPFMYNYTASPWKTQRQVHKILAEEYSSGPGGLGGNDDAGQMSAWYVFAAIGFYPVNPVSGEYLLTSPLFNRTTIALPHGKKLEIVCYKKSASAQYIQSARWNGTPFSHNYIRYSDIMQGGKLELFLQSTPSKSWGVNAANQPKGLTQ
- a CDS encoding glycoside hydrolase family 2 TIM barrel-domain containing protein, which encodes MKVNLPIVVLYLFCNVLLSNMVIGQTVADSLGKAPVPKEIENPECIGINKLPAHATLMPYGNLQEALAANRHASTYYRSLNGNWKFNWVTWPQNRPVDFYKTNYDVSQWKDIQVPSNWQIKGYGTPFYRNIGYTFKMDFPHVMSTPPPNYTAYKERNQVGSYRRNFDVPANWQGGEIFITFDGVDAGFFLWVNGHKVGYSINSRNAAEFDITSYVKPGKNMIAVEVYQYTSGSYLEDQDMWRLSGIFRNVTLWRSPKQHIRDFFIKTDLDKQYNDAVEQVSAKIKNYSVKQSQAQILTAFLYDGHKLVTSTQAVVKSLHTGEEVAVDLNFQVHHPEKWTAETPKLYTTVIQLQQDGKVVETLSSRTGFRKIEIKGRVFMVNGVPIKLKGVNRHENWPDVGHAITKEQMIRDIQIIKQGNCNHVRTCHYSDDPSWYELCDEYGIYLVAEANLECHGLRNRFNEEPTMKAAIIDRNVANVQSFKNHASVIIWSLGNESGTGGSNFLAALHTIKAIDNTRPTHYEGFGVGANNPADLDSKMYSPIMPYNSSDPKKKLLSSVELTATDATLTKPFYLCEFAHAMFNSMGSLKEYGDLFDKYPSILGGAIWEFQDQGIWNRRNPKHPILAFGGGFGEFPNDHYFIHKGVVASDRSPKPHFPEMKHVFQWIDVKPEDLQKGTIKIRNKYQFISLNGLKASYTISKNGVVESSGEVDIDDILPQTERVVQIPYQLSSFTPGAVYYLRLSFVQNHDELWAKKGYEVASEQLELPVNSPNVVWPIVAADKVTYQEDNHTLTVNGKGFSLILDKQQGTFSHILVNGTNLISSSGPMLHLWRAPHQQDDIYADNGWEQVGLKQLNWKTSSVTVKQLSPSAVQVAVNLLGSGKNNFSVNHQVIYTIRGDGTVKVDNQVKSSDTSLVIARMGVRMFLNKNYQQFKYFGRGPMENYADRKTGSDIGVYHSDVAQQLTPYEKPMECGNHEDVRWATVADNAGRGLEVMADSSLLQISALPYSDEQMSRTEYRIDLPQSTSTVLTISYKTLGVGSNSCGPTPLPQYTVTAKPTSFTYFIKLMP